The Anabaena sp. WA102 genome contains a region encoding:
- a CDS encoding aspartoacylase: MNQIHRVAIVGGNHGNELTGVYLVKKFQQYPHLIHRGSFETLSLLGNPKAIAARTRYIDTDLNRCFNQDKLSNSKISSYEELRAREIQQILQPENQESVDTIIDVHTTTANMGLCIILGNWHPFLLKLAAVLSAVNPSVKVYIHEQPQGSGFLRSLCDLGFAIEVGAVPQGILNAELFQQTEQLIYSVLDYFEDYNQGKDLPKNNTLTVYKSIGVIDYPRNEVGEIQAMIHPQLQFQDYEPLHPGDPIFMTFTGEEIFYQGNSTVYPIFINEAAYYEKGIAMHISEQQLIKIG, translated from the coding sequence ATGAATCAAATTCATCGGGTGGCGATTGTCGGCGGAAATCACGGTAATGAGTTAACGGGAGTTTACTTGGTGAAAAAGTTTCAGCAATATCCCCATTTAATTCATCGAGGCAGTTTTGAAACTTTATCATTACTTGGTAATCCTAAAGCTATTGCTGCACGGACAAGATATATTGATACAGATCTGAATCGTTGCTTTAATCAAGATAAATTATCAAATTCAAAAATTTCAAGTTACGAAGAATTAAGGGCAAGAGAAATTCAACAAATATTACAACCAGAAAATCAAGAATCTGTAGATACAATTATTGATGTACATACAACTACTGCCAATATGGGATTATGTATTATTCTGGGAAATTGGCATCCTTTTCTGCTGAAATTAGCTGCTGTTTTGAGTGCAGTTAATCCTTCTGTGAAGGTTTATATTCATGAACAACCTCAAGGTAGTGGTTTTCTACGTTCTTTGTGTGATTTAGGTTTTGCGATTGAAGTTGGTGCTGTACCCCAAGGAATTTTAAATGCGGAATTATTTCAACAAACTGAACAACTTATTTATAGTGTTTTAGATTATTTTGAAGACTATAATCAAGGAAAAGATTTACCAAAAAATAACACACTCACAGTTTATAAATCAATTGGTGTGATTGATTATCCGAGAAATGAAGTAGGGGAAATTCAGGCGATGATTCATCCCCAACTTCAGTTCCAAGATTATGAACCTTTGCATCCTGGTGATCCTATTTTTATGACTTTCACAGGAGAAGAAATTTTCTATCAAGGAAATTCTACTGTTTATCCGATCTTTATTAATGAAGCTGCCTATTACGAGAAAGGAATTGCGATGCACATTAGCGAACAGCAGTTAATTAAGATTGGCTAA
- a CDS encoding GNAT family N-acetyltransferase — translation MTSLLPRNLSVVIRPVQHRDLEGIDRLTQESLSHLSSQETDAAMRQMQWLKHWYGLLKFLSWFPNPLQYRFWVYVAEQGRILLGMIQVSPFNRTRSTWRIDRVMLAGTGDRLGVGSQLLRHCFESILEARTWILEVNINDVDALALYRHNGFQRLAEMTYWEISPQLLAELIQTEPDLPNLLPVSNADAPLLYQLDTASMPPLVRQVFDRHTHDFKTTLFGAIGDALKQWMTKTEVVSGYVFEPQRKAAIGYFQVQLDRTGTKPHIATLTVHPAYTWLYPELLSQLARIAQDFPQQGLQLASSDYQPEREEYLERIGAKRQEHTLIMSRSVWHKLRESKFVSLEGIQWQEMLQGLQPTRKPIPGGMSWMPQPQQVQPERATPVQSEIVAFNHQNPNMIDTPCPSDSATDEPYEQQ, via the coding sequence ATGACTTCACTACTCCCTCGAAACCTCAGCGTTGTTATCCGACCAGTCCAGCATAGGGATTTGGAAGGAATTGATCGCTTAACTCAAGAATCATTGTCCCATCTTTCTTCCCAAGAAACTGATGCGGCGATGCGGCAAATGCAATGGTTAAAACACTGGTATGGGTTACTCAAATTCTTAAGTTGGTTTCCTAATCCTTTACAGTACCGTTTCTGGGTCTATGTTGCCGAACAGGGAAGGATACTACTGGGAATGATTCAAGTCTCGCCTTTTAACCGAACTCGCAGCACTTGGCGAATTGATCGGGTGATGTTAGCGGGAACTGGCGATCGCCTGGGAGTAGGTTCACAACTACTGCGCCATTGCTTTGAATCTATTTTAGAAGCACGGACGTGGATATTAGAAGTTAATATTAATGACGTTGATGCCTTAGCACTGTATCGCCACAATGGATTTCAACGGCTGGCAGAAATGACATACTGGGAAATTAGTCCCCAGTTATTAGCAGAATTAATTCAAACCGAGCCAGATTTACCCAACCTCTTACCAGTCAGTAATGCTGATGCTCCCTTACTATATCAACTAGATACAGCATCAATGCCACCCCTGGTACGGCAAGTATTTGACCGGCACACCCACGATTTTAAAACCACTTTGTTTGGTGCTATTGGTGATGCCCTCAAGCAGTGGATGACAAAAACCGAAGTTGTTAGTGGTTACGTCTTTGAACCCCAGCGGAAAGCAGCCATTGGTTATTTTCAGGTGCAACTTGATCGCACAGGGACAAAACCCCATATCGCCACACTGACAGTTCATCCTGCCTATACTTGGTTGTATCCTGAACTATTATCTCAATTAGCCCGTATCGCCCAAGATTTCCCCCAACAGGGATTACAATTAGCTTCCTCCGACTATCAACCAGAAAGAGAAGAATATTTAGAGCGAATTGGGGCTAAACGCCAAGAACATACCCTAATCATGTCTCGTTCCGTCTGGCATAAACTACGAGAATCGAAATTTGTCTCCCTAGAAGGGATTCAGTGGCAGGAAATGTTACAAGGACTGCAACCAACCCGGAAGCCTATTCCTGGGGGGATGTCATGGATGCCGCAACCACAGCAGGTACAGCCAGAAAGAGCTACACCAGTTCAGTCGGAAATTGTAGCTTTCAATCATCAAAACCCTAATATGATAGACACACCTTGTCCATCAGATTCAGCTACAGATGAACCCTATGAGCAACAATAG
- a CDS encoding 2-phosphosulfolactate phosphatase family protein codes for MKIFVYHTPELTPTDTVPECAIAVDVLRATSTMATVLAAGGEAVQVFSDLNQLMEVSEKWPPEKRLRAGERGGAKVAGFELGNSPLDCTPELVAGKRLFISTTNGTRALQRIQNAPIVLAAALINRAAVVKFLLEKQPETVWIVGSGWEGSYSLEDTVCAGAIAHSICQQTNCSLAEIGGNDETISAIALYSQWQNDLLGLLHQASHGQRLLRLECLEDLKYCSQTDTLDILPIQQEPGVLKSQNN; via the coding sequence GTGAAGATATTTGTATATCACACTCCCGAATTGACCCCAACTGATACAGTTCCAGAATGTGCGATCGCCGTTGATGTTCTGCGAGCAACTAGTACAATGGCTACGGTTTTAGCCGCTGGGGGCGAAGCTGTGCAGGTTTTCAGTGATTTAAATCAACTCATGGAAGTAAGTGAAAAATGGCCTCCAGAAAAGCGACTCAGGGCTGGAGAACGGGGTGGAGCTAAAGTAGCTGGTTTTGAGTTGGGTAACTCACCCTTAGATTGCACACCAGAATTAGTCGCTGGGAAAAGGTTATTTATTAGTACCACCAATGGGACAAGGGCTTTACAACGAATCCAAAATGCCCCCATTGTCCTGGCAGCAGCTTTGATTAATCGGGCAGCCGTAGTTAAATTTCTCTTAGAAAAGCAACCGGAAACTGTCTGGATTGTGGGTTCTGGTTGGGAGGGAAGTTATTCCTTAGAGGATACAGTATGTGCAGGGGCGATCGCTCATAGTATTTGCCAACAAACTAATTGTTCCCTCGCAGAAATCGGTGGTAATGATGAGACGATTAGTGCGATCGCTCTTTACTCCCAATGGCAAAATGACCTATTAGGACTACTGCATCAAGCTAGTCATGGTCAACGCTTATTACGTTTAGAATGTTTAGAAGATCTGAAATATTGTTCCCAAACTGATACTTTAGATATTTTACCGATTCAGCAAGAACCAGGAGTATTAAAAAGTCAAAACAACTAA
- a CDS encoding glycosyltransferase family 4 protein has protein sequence MRILHITNHVQKIGNGIVNVAVDLACLQAESGLDIAVASAGGEYEKLLADHGVEHFHLNQCRTPLNLIKAAWHYRQIIKDFQPDIVHVHMMTGAILAGIFRKNREYHLVSTVHNEFQHSAILMGLADQVIAVSKAVANSMIKRGIPPQKLRVVSNGTLGSPRHKKLADYQPVEMPHPSITTVAGMYTRKGIYELIEAFKIVSSDFPQAHLYLVGDGPDRSIFEAMVQNTGVSNRIHFEGFQAEPQRYMLGTDIFVLASHCESFGLVLTEAREAGCAIIASDVDGIPETLDYSQAGILVPPKDIPALANTLTQLLSDRQLLNQWKFRAQQNLERFSAARVNEETLSVYRELMRKDNIIRVMETRELANLN, from the coding sequence ATGCGGATTCTACATATTACTAATCATGTTCAAAAAATCGGTAATGGAATTGTTAATGTTGCTGTAGATTTAGCTTGTTTACAAGCAGAAAGTGGTCTGGATATTGCTGTAGCTTCTGCTGGTGGAGAATATGAAAAATTATTAGCAGATCACGGTGTTGAACATTTTCATTTAAATCAATGTCGGACACCATTAAATCTGATTAAAGCTGCTTGGCATTATCGCCAAATTATTAAAGATTTTCAACCGGATATTGTTCATGTACACATGATGACAGGAGCGATTTTAGCAGGTATTTTTCGCAAGAATCGAGAATATCATTTAGTTTCTACTGTCCATAATGAGTTTCAACATAGTGCTATCCTCATGGGGTTAGCTGATCAGGTAATTGCAGTTAGTAAAGCAGTAGCTAATTCAATGATTAAACGGGGTATTCCACCTCAAAAATTGCGCGTGGTTAGTAATGGAACTTTAGGAAGTCCTCGACATAAAAAACTGGCAGATTATCAACCAGTAGAAATGCCACATCCATCTATAACTACTGTGGCTGGGATGTATACCCGCAAAGGTATTTATGAGTTAATTGAGGCATTTAAAATAGTTTCCTCAGACTTTCCGCAAGCACATTTGTATTTGGTAGGAGATGGTCCAGATCGTTCGATATTTGAGGCAATGGTGCAAAATACAGGTGTTAGTAATCGCATTCATTTTGAAGGATTTCAGGCAGAACCGCAACGCTATATGTTAGGAACAGATATCTTTGTTCTGGCTTCACATTGCGAATCTTTTGGCTTAGTGCTAACGGAAGCGCGGGAAGCTGGTTGTGCGATTATAGCCAGTGATGTAGATGGTATTCCTGAGACTTTAGATTATAGTCAAGCGGGGATTTTAGTGCCACCCAAGGATATTCCAGCCTTAGCTAATACTTTGACACAATTATTGAGCGATCGCCAACTTTTAAATCAGTGGAAATTCCGCGCCCAACAAAATCTAGAAAGATTTAGTGCAGCACGAGTGAATGAAGAAACACTAAGTGTATATCGTGAATTAATGAGAAAAGACAATATCATCAGAGTCATGGAAACCAGAGAATTAGCCAATCTTAATTAA
- a CDS encoding DUF29 domain-containing protein, with protein MVHRQVQAYKINNMMYLYARFGKKQAKELPIMTVPYDELVFQSPYLAVVKAKKLLEEGKIKEVDNILESLAESMGRSEKRAVINQLTRLILHIIKWKCQPEKRSASWVISIRSARAEITASQEEMPGLNRDFLESIWDKCFLAAKQDARDEMGKKPDIIALSWDEVFNETYTLWED; from the coding sequence ATGGTTCATCGTCAAGTCCAGGCATATAAAATTAATAATATGATGTATTTATATGCAAGATTTGGGAAAAAACAAGCCAAGGAGTTACCAATTATGACAGTACCTTATGACGAACTGGTTTTTCAATCACCATATTTAGCTGTAGTGAAAGCAAAAAAACTGCTAGAGGAGGGGAAAATTAAAGAAGTTGATAATATTTTAGAGAGTTTAGCCGAGTCTATGGGGCGATCAGAAAAAAGAGCAGTAATTAATCAATTAACTCGATTGATACTGCATATAATTAAGTGGAAATGTCAACCGGAAAAACGTAGTGCTAGTTGGGTAATTTCTATTCGTTCAGCTAGGGCAGAAATTACTGCCAGTCAAGAAGAAATGCCAGGTCTCAATCGAGATTTTTTGGAATCAATTTGGGATAAGTGTTTTCTAGCTGCAAAACAGGATGCTAGAGATGAAATGGGCAAAAAACCAGATATTATTGCTTTAAGTTGGGATGAAGTTTTTAACGAAACTTATACACTTTGGGAAGATTAG
- the ruvX gene encoding Holliday junction resolvase RuvX, translating to MSNNSVISQQPSKSFISALGVDVGSKRIGLAGCDGTGLIATGITTIERKSFVEDVEKIQQIVNERQVQILIVGLPYSMDGSIGFQARHVQKFAARLAEALKLPLEYMDERLTSYQAEQLLIAENRSPSRNKGLIDRKAAALILQQWLDARRSSAMRSVTFADE from the coding sequence ATGAGCAACAATAGCGTGATCTCCCAACAGCCATCAAAATCATTTATTTCCGCGTTGGGTGTGGATGTTGGTAGTAAACGCATTGGTTTAGCTGGGTGTGATGGCACAGGATTAATTGCTACGGGTATAACCACAATTGAGCGTAAGTCTTTTGTCGAAGATGTCGAGAAAATTCAGCAAATAGTCAATGAGCGACAAGTACAAATTCTCATTGTTGGTTTACCTTATTCAATGGATGGTTCTATCGGTTTTCAAGCCCGTCATGTCCAAAAATTTGCGGCTAGATTAGCAGAAGCACTGAAACTTCCTTTGGAATATATGGATGAAAGATTAACTTCTTATCAAGCAGAACAACTGCTAATAGCTGAAAATCGCTCTCCATCAAGAAATAAGGGTTTAATTGACCGTAAGGCTGCTGCATTGATTTTACAACAGTGGCTAGATGCTAGACGTAGTTCAGCAATGCGATCGGTAACATTTGCTGATGAGTGA
- a CDS encoding DUF3727 domain-containing protein, whose product MYSSPLPEDNDHDSESSLILTDELKRTLECYIEHTLDVEGEKYVLLLPVDSPIEIFAWQADGDEEEAVLVEDDEIIDQIFGTAQAVLSEQNLILKNTAYALTVAGELPPEDESKFFTLEIEDEENGLEPEQLMEIATFYHDEQEYAIYTPLDPLLFFARITKTGEPELLSPEEFRKFQPLLEEHLFNEVE is encoded by the coding sequence ATGTATTCATCTCCACTTCCTGAAGACAATGATCACGATTCCGAAAGTTCTCTGATTTTAACAGATGAGCTAAAACGAACACTAGAATGTTACATCGAGCATACCCTCGATGTAGAGGGAGAAAAATATGTTCTCCTTCTTCCTGTAGATTCACCAATAGAAATTTTTGCTTGGCAAGCCGATGGCGACGAAGAAGAAGCCGTTTTGGTGGAAGATGATGAAATCATAGACCAAATTTTCGGCACTGCTCAAGCTGTGCTTTCCGAGCAAAATCTAATTCTCAAGAATACTGCTTATGCTTTGACTGTAGCAGGTGAGTTACCTCCTGAAGATGAATCGAAATTCTTTACTTTAGAAATCGAAGATGAAGAAAATGGTTTAGAACCAGAGCAACTAATGGAAATTGCCACTTTTTATCATGATGAACAGGAGTATGCAATTTATACTCCCCTCGACCCCTTGCTCTTTTTTGCCAGAATTACGAAAACAGGTGAACCAGAATTACTTTCTCCTGAAGAGTTCCGTAAATTTCAACCCCTCTTAGAAGAACATCTTTTTAACGAAGTTGAGTAA
- a CDS encoding WD40 repeat domain-containing protein → MQMNWISLLKAQQTDFLNRVKKPKTADLSLLESRVKGYHSEVMAFAGDSLTKILECSRQQAEILAKNPPPIPPEYPEYPDWIIPFPTYFQRQAEDYLVREQIVDWMITERLGKLVRKVPQDTLENMGLDDEGNLRGESKFTYLLANNPKVSIQIHVADGESFNGIKKDKIRWSVSQEDINNHQVLIFLCLFYPGNTQSGYHKQTVITGFLPTNQLDFSDSKTYLTPSSLLYAGGLNWYLQSLGGKPDDVPINDEKMMVETIQTLPPEHPKKKIVGDWECWQTLKGHTKGINCLAYAIKTLVVQDAGTKNVKTIPMLASGSRGETKLWDLSKGELIETLSEYPWVISANVDEVNSLAFSTDGQTLVSVGADSTVKIWHTGALDLIDILHKHHGDVRCVAFTPDGKMLATGGHDRQILFWNLRDRQVENTLSLDDTAAHSMVLSQDGKILITGSYRKIKVWETSSTLNQKNLPDTQPIYTLMGHSHIVSSLAMSADAKFLVSGSQDQTIRVWNLATGELVHTLKGHRDSVNTVALSPDEQIIASGSADKTIKLWHLQSGELLGTFAGHANTVTALSFTASGEMLVSGSLDKTIKIWQRS, encoded by the coding sequence ATGCAGATGAATTGGATTAGTTTACTAAAAGCGCAACAAACTGACTTCTTAAACCGGGTGAAAAAACCGAAAACGGCGGATCTTTCTCTTTTAGAAAGTCGAGTTAAAGGTTATCACAGTGAGGTAATGGCATTTGCGGGGGATTCATTAACGAAAATTCTTGAATGTTCTCGTCAGCAAGCTGAAATCCTCGCCAAAAACCCTCCACCGATACCACCTGAATATCCGGAATATCCTGATTGGATCATTCCCTTTCCGACTTATTTTCAACGCCAAGCAGAAGATTATCTTGTCCGTGAACAAATTGTTGATTGGATGATTACGGAACGGTTAGGAAAATTAGTGAGAAAAGTGCCACAAGACACTTTAGAAAATATGGGTTTGGATGATGAGGGAAATTTACGCGGTGAAAGTAAGTTTACTTATTTGTTAGCAAATAACCCAAAAGTAAGTATTCAAATTCACGTAGCAGATGGAGAAAGTTTTAATGGCATTAAAAAAGATAAAATTCGTTGGTCTGTTAGTCAAGAAGATATCAATAACCACCAAGTATTGATTTTCTTGTGTTTGTTTTATCCAGGAAATACCCAGTCAGGATACCACAAACAAACAGTGATTACTGGTTTTTTACCGACAAATCAACTAGATTTTTCAGACTCAAAGACTTATCTAACTCCCAGTAGCCTATTGTATGCAGGAGGATTAAATTGGTATTTACAGTCTCTGGGTGGTAAACCAGATGATGTGCCAATAAATGATGAGAAAATGATGGTAGAAACCATTCAAACCTTACCACCAGAACATCCCAAAAAGAAGATTGTTGGTGATTGGGAATGCTGGCAAACATTAAAAGGACATACCAAAGGTATTAACTGTTTAGCCTATGCTATCAAAACTTTAGTAGTCCAAGATGCCGGAACTAAAAATGTGAAAACAATCCCGATGTTAGCTAGTGGTAGCAGGGGAGAAACAAAATTATGGGACTTATCAAAAGGTGAATTAATCGAGACATTATCAGAATATCCTTGGGTTATTTCTGCCAACGTAGATGAGGTTAATTCCCTGGCTTTTAGCACCGATGGACAAACATTAGTAAGTGTAGGTGCAGATTCCACCGTTAAAATTTGGCATACTGGGGCGTTGGATCTAATTGATATTCTCCATAAACATCATGGAGATGTCCGTTGTGTGGCGTTTACACCTGATGGTAAGATGTTAGCAACTGGTGGTCATGATCGCCAGATTTTGTTTTGGAACTTGCGCGATCGCCAAGTCGAAAATACTCTATCTTTAGACGATACAGCAGCCCATTCAATGGTGTTAAGTCAAGATGGGAAAATTTTGATTACAGGTAGCTATCGGAAGATCAAAGTTTGGGAAACATCCTCAACACTCAATCAGAAAAATTTGCCAGATACACAACCAATATACACCCTGATGGGTCATTCTCATATTGTTAGTTCCCTAGCCATGAGTGCTGATGCTAAATTTTTAGTCAGTGGTAGTCAAGATCAAACTATTCGAGTTTGGAATTTAGCTACTGGGGAATTAGTTCACACTCTCAAAGGACATCGAGATAGTGTGAATACAGTTGCTTTAAGTCCTGATGAACAAATTATTGCTAGTGGTAGTGCTGATAAAACTATCAAATTGTGGCATTTACAATCTGGGGAATTATTAGGGACATTTGCCGGTCATGCTAATACAGTCACAGCTTTATCCTTTACTGCTTCTGGAGAAATGTTAGTCAGTGGGAGTTTGGACAAAACAATTAAAATTTGGCAGCGGAGTTAG
- a CDS encoding PIG-L deacetylase family protein, producing MNHKKNLISLEKIIPNKLLNQIQYIHCSLISWWILHWGSQPLKFSEKSALVFSPHQDDETFGCGGMIARKREQGIQVGITFLTDGRGSHGLDPLMQNQVIQIRQKESLMALNILGVNPSEIHFLNHQDGSLASLNIEKRQQIITEISELLNLYQPGEVYVPHRKDCHQDHEATYNLVKEAIIQSQIHTEILQYPIWVFWRSPLFILLKLQDIAAAYRLSVTSVKEKKQKAIAAYSSQIEMLPRGFINRFLYSEEIFFKSE from the coding sequence ATGAATCATAAAAAAAACCTAATCTCTTTAGAAAAAATCATCCCTAATAAATTGTTAAATCAGATACAATATATTCATTGTAGTTTAATTTCCTGGTGGATTTTGCATTGGGGAAGTCAGCCCTTGAAATTTTCTGAAAAATCAGCACTGGTTTTTTCTCCTCATCAAGACGATGAAACCTTTGGTTGTGGAGGGATGATTGCCCGTAAAAGAGAACAAGGAATACAAGTAGGTATAACTTTTTTAACTGACGGTAGAGGTTCTCATGGCTTAGATCCACTTATGCAAAATCAAGTTATCCAGATTCGTCAAAAAGAATCTTTGATGGCGTTAAATATTTTGGGAGTAAACCCTTCAGAGATTCATTTTTTAAATCACCAAGATGGCAGTTTAGCTTCTTTGAATATAGAGAAAAGACAACAGATAATTACTGAAATTTCAGAACTACTAAATTTATATCAACCGGGAGAGGTTTATGTGCCTCACCGTAAAGACTGTCATCAAGATCATGAAGCTACTTATAATTTAGTGAAAGAGGCAATTATCCAATCGCAAATTCATACAGAAATACTTCAATATCCTATTTGGGTATTTTGGCGATCGCCATTATTTATTCTGTTGAAGTTACAAGACATTGCAGCGGCTTATCGCTTATCAGTAACATCAGTAAAAGAGAAAAAACAAAAAGCTATTGCTGCCTATTCTTCACAGATTGAGATGTTACCTCGGGGATTTATTAACCGATTTTTATATTCGGAAGAAATATTTTTTAAATCCGAGTAA
- a CDS encoding YqeG family HAD IIIA-type phosphatase, with translation MTRNHLLEPNLILAGSVLTLTPDVIRQYGLKGLVLDVDETLVPMTTSSTFPELQAWIEEIRVCTTLWLVSNNLSEARIGGIARSLNLPYYLGAAKPSRRKIRAALQEMNLPVHQVGMVGDRLFTDVLAGNRLGMFTILVEPIIHPDFTALRSHPIRNIEVWISEILGASITGKAIKH, from the coding sequence ATGACTCGCAACCATCTATTAGAGCCTAACTTGATTTTAGCAGGTTCAGTTTTGACGCTGACACCAGATGTTATCCGACAATATGGGCTGAAAGGGCTAGTATTAGATGTGGATGAAACTTTAGTACCGATGACAACAAGTTCTACTTTCCCAGAATTGCAAGCATGGATAGAAGAAATTCGGGTTTGTACGACATTGTGGTTAGTTAGTAATAATTTAAGTGAAGCGCGAATTGGTGGCATTGCCCGTTCTCTTAATTTACCTTATTATTTGGGTGCGGCTAAACCTTCCCGACGGAAAATTCGGGCGGCGTTGCAGGAGATGAATTTACCTGTACATCAAGTGGGGATGGTAGGCGATCGCTTGTTTACAGATGTTTTAGCTGGTAATCGCTTGGGAATGTTTACAATTTTAGTTGAACCAATTATCCATCCCGATTTTACAGCCCTCCGTTCCCATCCTATCCGTAATATTGAAGTTTGGATATCAGAGATATTGGGTGCATCTATTACAGGTAAAGCTATTAAACATTAA
- a CDS encoding M61 family metallopeptidase, translating to MISELSPQIHYLVGMSQPETHLFEVTLHIVNYPSAVLDLKMPVWTPGSYLVREYERHLQDFAAFADHKPLSWHKVSKNHWQVEKGDSSEVTIHYRVFANELTVRTNHLDATHGYFNGAALFFRIPGCESLPIYIRVIPANPQWQITTGLPIFAETKNTFVAADFDTLVDCPFEIGFHQLYNFEVLGKPHELAVWGKGNFQPQQMIADCQKIIEVESQMFGGLPYDRYVFLLHLLQQGFGGLEHKNSCSLIYQRFGFQNLDKYEPFLQLVAHEFFHLWNVKRIRPLGLEVFDYDQENYTPSLWFCEGTTSYYDLIIPLRAGIYNTKAYLNYLSKEITKYLMTPGRKVQPLAESSFDAWIKLYRPDANSGNSQISYYIKGEMVSLLLDLLIRVHHGNQRSLDDVMRQMWEEFGKDEVGYTPEQLEGVIESVAGMDLRDFFQRYLHGLDDLPFNQYLQPFGLQLVEEKNEEPYLGVRINTENGREIIKFVEAGSPAQFAGIDAGDELLAIDSIRVGNQLNERLKDYRADDSIQVTVFHQDELRTYSVTLAASIPGKYQLKVVENPSFTQMENFAGWLGVSLSESGCPGFQD from the coding sequence ATGATTTCAGAACTCTCTCCACAAATTCATTACTTGGTGGGAATGTCTCAGCCAGAAACCCATCTGTTTGAGGTGACTTTACACATTGTCAACTATCCATCGGCAGTTCTTGATTTAAAAATGCCTGTGTGGACTCCTGGTTCATATTTAGTACGGGAATATGAGAGACATTTACAAGATTTTGCAGCTTTTGCTGATCATAAACCCTTGTCTTGGCATAAAGTTAGTAAAAATCATTGGCAAGTAGAAAAAGGTGATAGTTCGGAAGTAACTATTCATTATCGGGTATTTGCTAATGAATTAACAGTCAGAACAAATCATTTAGATGCTACTCACGGTTATTTTAATGGGGCGGCGTTATTTTTCAGAATCCCTGGTTGTGAAAGTTTACCCATATATATCCGGGTGATTCCAGCTAACCCTCAATGGCAAATAACTACTGGTTTACCAATATTTGCAGAAACAAAAAATACTTTTGTCGCGGCTGATTTTGATACTTTAGTTGATTGTCCTTTTGAAATTGGTTTTCATCAATTATACAATTTTGAAGTTTTGGGAAAACCTCATGAATTAGCAGTTTGGGGAAAAGGAAATTTTCAACCACAGCAAATGATTGCTGATTGCCAAAAAATTATTGAGGTAGAATCACAAATGTTTGGTGGTTTACCTTATGATAGATATGTATTTTTGCTGCATTTGCTTCAACAGGGTTTTGGTGGTTTAGAACATAAAAATTCTTGTTCTTTAATTTATCAAAGGTTTGGATTTCAGAATCTGGATAAGTATGAGCCGTTTTTGCAATTGGTAGCCCATGAATTCTTTCATTTATGGAATGTTAAAAGAATTCGGCCTTTGGGTTTGGAAGTGTTTGATTATGATCAGGAAAATTATACACCATCTTTGTGGTTTTGCGAGGGAACAACCAGTTATTATGATTTAATTATTCCTTTACGGGCAGGTATTTATAATACCAAGGCATATTTGAATTATTTGAGTAAGGAAATTACTAAATATTTAATGACTCCAGGACGCAAGGTACAACCTTTGGCGGAGTCAAGTTTCGATGCTTGGATTAAACTTTATCGTCCAGATGCTAATAGTGGTAATTCCCAAATCTCCTATTATATCAAAGGGGAAATGGTATCACTGTTATTAGATTTATTAATTCGCGTTCATCATGGGAATCAGCGTTCTTTGGATGATGTGATGCGGCAAATGTGGGAGGAGTTTGGAAAGGATGAAGTTGGTTATACTCCCGAACAATTAGAGGGTGTGATTGAGTCTGTAGCGGGTATGGATTTAAGAGATTTCTTTCAACGCTATCTTCATGGTTTGGACGATTTACCTTTTAATCAATATTTGCAACCTTTTGGTTTGCAATTAGTTGAGGAAAAGAATGAAGAACCTTATTTGGGTGTGAGGATAAATACTGAAAATGGACGGGAGATAATTAAGTTTGTGGAAGCGGGTTCACCGGCACAATTTGCGGGAATTGATGCTGGAGATGAATTATTAGCGATTGATAGTATTAGGGTGGGAAATCAGTTAAATGAACGCTTGAAGGATTATCGAGCGGATGATTCTATTCAAGTTACTGTTTTTCATCAAGATGAATTGCGGACTTATTCTGTTACTCTAGCTGCATCAATTCCTGGCAAGTATCAACTTAAAGTTGTAGAAAATCCTTCTTTCACACAAATGGAGAATTTTGCCGGGTGGTTGGGTGTGTCTTTGTCTGAATCAGGATGTCCAGGATTTCAGGATTAA